From the genome of Mycobacterium kansasii ATCC 12478:
GATGGGGCAGGGGCACAACGAGCAGACTCTCAGCGGCACGTGCTCAGGGACGTTCACCGAAACGGTGGAAGGCTTCGAAGGACCGGTCGAATGGTCAGCCAACGAGTAGGTGCACCACCGTCGAACGTCCAGCCACTCCGAACAGGGAGGCGAGAACCAATGCAGACAACACCCATTCGCGTGGCCACCGACCCATTGCCTGAAGTCACCGCACTGCGTCTTGTCAGCGGCTGCAGTCCGGACAAACAGCCCCTTGGCAAGCCGCCGGTCGTCGAGGCCGGCCACACCATCAAAGACGGCAAGGCGCAGAAGGTGACGCGACTGAGGCCCAAACTTCTCTTGGCCGCGGCGGCGGGGGTGACCGCATGGCAAATTGCGGGCTGCACGGCTGGCAGCCACCAATCCGTACAACCGACGCCGGCCGAGCCAGGCCCCACTGCTCCGATGTCGACCTCAACCTCCTCTGCGGGTGGCGGTGAGGCGACCTTGCCTGAGCATTTCGAGATTCAGTACGGCGACCTGGTTTCCGACTGCCATGTCCGCGCGAGTTCGGTAACTTGCAACGAAACTTTGAAGAACCTTAAGCCGACAGAGACGTACACAGGCACGATGACGGGGAAGCTGTCCGGGATGACGGTGACCGGATACGCCAGGTCGTACGCGACGAATCCAGATCCACAAAGTCCCGAATGCACCGGCACCGCCGAGATGTCCGGGCCGATCTCCTACATCTTCCGCCCGGACGGAACCCTTTCGGCGCGTTGGGGTCCCTATCAACGGGTCTTCACCAACAGTTGTCTAACCTCCCAGCCACCGCCCAATTCGGGGGAGGACCCGAACCGCGAACCGGTATCTGAGTGGACCGCCACATGGTCGCCAATCAAGTAGGTATGCGTGAAGCGCTCCGACCGGACGGGAATCTGCGCGCAGGAGGAGCGATTTGATGCCCTGAGCTGGGCTGATACACAGTGGCCAGGGGCGGGATCGAACCGCCGACCTTCCGCTTTTCAGGCGGACGCTCATACCGACTGAGCTACCTGGCCGGAAGGCAGCATGTGCCTGGCCGTATCGGCGACCCTGACGGGACTCGAACCCGCGACCTCCGCCGTGACAGGGCGGCGCGCTAACCAACTGCGCCACAGGGCCATGCTGTGCTACTGCTCCGCGATACCCGCATCGCAGGGTACCCCCTACGGGATTCGAACCCGCGTTACCGCCTTGAAAGGGCGGCGTCCTAGGCCGTCTAGACGAAGGGGGCAGAACCGAATCTCTCCGGGGCACTCGCAATGTGGTCATCATTGGGAGCCACGTCAGCTTAGGTCACCCCGGGCCTAATCCTCAAACGAGCTTCGCCCGGGCACGCAGTATCCTGGGACTCCGCGCCCCTATAGCTCAGTTGGTAGAGCTACGGACTTTTAATCCGCAGGTCCCAGGTTCGAGTCCTGGTGGGGGCACCGAGAACGCACCGAGAACCACGAATTCGCCCCCCGCCGACGCCGGGCGGCGCACCGGCCGATCGCCCCTCATCACCGTTCAGACTGCCCGCACAGCCGCCCCAACCGCGGCCGCCGATCCCGCCGATCGCCGGGTTCCTGGCAACGAGCGGCTCCAACCGAGGCGCGCATGGTCAGCCCGCGTTCAGAGCCGCACATCGCTTGGCTATGCTGCGGTTATGCTTCCCGAAATGAGTCAGGATGGAATCCAACCCAACGCGCCCGTCGCCCTGGTGACGATGGAAATCCGGCACCCGGCAACAGATTCCCTCACCGAATCAACCAGCCGGGAACTCAAACACCTTCTCATCAATGACTTGCCGATCGAGCGCCAGGCGCAGGACGTGAGTTGGGGAGTGACGGCACCCGGCGCCGCCCCGACCCCCGTTGCGGACCGCTTCGTCCGCTACGGCAACCGGGACAATACCGTTTCGGCCTCACTGAAGAACCAGGCCATCGTCGTCGAAACCAGCGCTTACCGCGACTTCGAGACCTTTTGCGACCTCGTGTTACGGGTCGCCGACGCCCGCGCGCAGGTTTCGTCGATCGTCGGAGTAGAGCGCATCGGTCTGCGATATGTCCTCGAGATCCGGGTCCCGGTTGGAGTCGACGGCCGGGTCAACTGGGGCAACTGGATCGACGAGCAGCTGCTCGGGCCCTACCGCATCGCACCGGGCGGCCTGTCGCTGACCGAGTGGCAGGGTGCCGCGGTTTACCGGGAACCCCAACCGGGCAAGTCGTTGATCTTGCGGTACGGGCCCGGTGTGGGCCAGGCGCTGGATCAGAGCTACCATCTGCGCCGCATCACGCCGCCGCAGACCGGTCCGTTCTTCCTCATGGATATCGACAGCTTCTGGACTCCGGTGGGGGGCTCCATTCCGGAATACAACCGGGACGCGCTCGTGTCCACCTTGACCGACCTGTACGGTCCCGCCCGCGAAGTGTTCCAGGACCTGATCACCGCCCGCCTCAAAGACGAGCTGCTTCGCCAATAAACCAGTCAGGCGAGGGCCGATTACCTCAGCACCCGAGCACCGCACTGGTGTAGGTCACGTCGGCGAACGCGGTCGCGAGTTCGTCGTCGGGATATTCGAAGCCATTGGCTTGGTGGAGTTCCTTGACGGTGTGCGACGACGTCTGCCAGCCCTGGCGAGATAGATGCTCGATGATATGGCTGCGTTGGCCGTGATACACCAGGTCGTTGAAGTCGATGTCGAACCCGAGTTCGCTCATCCGGTCGTGATGGGAGCGCCACCGCTCGTCGGCGAAAATCTTGGTGTCGGGCACAAATTCGAACGCCAGCCGGCTGCCGGGGGCGCTCAACCCGGTGATGTTGTCGAACAGGGCGTCCTGCGCGTCCTCAGGCAGGTAGACCAGCAACCCTTCGGCGCTCCAGGCCGAGGGGACCTGCTCGTCGAATCCCGCGGCCTGCAGCGCGGCGGCCCAGTCGTCGCGCAAATCGATCGCGACGGTGCGACGCTGGGCGGTGGGCTCGGCGCCG
Proteins encoded in this window:
- a CDS encoding class I SAM-dependent methyltransferase translates to MARTERDRWDLATSVGATATMVAAQRALAASREFALIDDPFAAPLVRAVGMDVYTRMVDGQIPVEEDSEFNPERVARGMACRTRFYDRFFLEAAGSGIGQVVILASGLDARAYRLPWPKGTVVYEVDMPEVIAFKTSTLSGLGAEPTAQRRTVAIDLRDDWAAALQAAGFDEQVPSAWSAEGLLVYLPEDAQDALFDNITGLSAPGSRLAFEFVPDTKIFADERWRSHHDRMSELGFDIDFNDLVYHGQRSHIIEHLSRQGWQTSSHTVKELHQANGFEYPDDELATAFADVTYTSAVLGC
- a CDS encoding TIGR04255 family protein — translated: MLPEMSQDGIQPNAPVALVTMEIRHPATDSLTESTSRELKHLLINDLPIERQAQDVSWGVTAPGAAPTPVADRFVRYGNRDNTVSASLKNQAIVVETSAYRDFETFCDLVLRVADARAQVSSIVGVERIGLRYVLEIRVPVGVDGRVNWGNWIDEQLLGPYRIAPGGLSLTEWQGAAVYREPQPGKSLILRYGPGVGQALDQSYHLRRITPPQTGPFFLMDIDSFWTPVGGSIPEYNRDALVSTLTDLYGPAREVFQDLITARLKDELLRQ